One Clostridium sp. CM027 genomic window carries:
- a CDS encoding IS1182 family transposase — protein sequence MLKGQLEIKINTYHSLYSLIIPKDNILKQINDLVDFSFVYDELMINYSSSMGRGAINPIMLFKYLLLKVIYELSDEDVVERTLYDMSFKYFLNLAPEETNLINSSTLTKFRKLRLKDMNLLDLLINKTVELAIKEGVLKSKAIIVDATHTKSRYNQKSASEELLKRAKNLRKTLYGVHPGIKEELPNKVTTGVLEDILEYCKLLIDTINEKPETAANPAVKTKLNYLMEAINDDLENLKISKDEDAKVGHKTEDSSFFGYKSHLAMSEERLITAAVITTGEKSDGKELITLIEKSREAGIDVNEVIGDTAYSEKKNLEYTKENKIALISRLNPVISQGMRKKEDEFEFNKDAGLFVCPAGHMAIKKAKQGKKNVGKNQVLTYYFNVEKCKNCVHKDGCYKEGAKSKTYSVSIKSNTHKDQIEFEKSEYFKKRARERYMIEAKNSELKHQHSYDVAISSGLISMQMQGALSIFTVNLKRIIKLKSMK from the coding sequence ATGCTAAAAGGACAATTGGAAATAAAAATAAATACATACCATAGCTTATATTCGTTAATTATTCCGAAAGATAACATTTTAAAGCAAATTAATGACCTTGTTGACTTTTCATTTGTTTATGACGAATTGATGATTAACTATAGTTCATCTATGGGTAGAGGTGCTATTAACCCCATAATGCTATTTAAATATTTACTTTTGAAAGTAATATATGAATTGTCTGATGAAGATGTTGTTGAAAGAACTCTTTATGACATGTCCTTTAAATATTTTCTAAATTTAGCCCCAGAAGAAACAAATTTAATAAACTCAAGTACACTAACTAAATTTAGAAAGCTTCGCCTTAAAGACATGAATTTATTGGATTTATTAATAAACAAGACTGTAGAACTTGCTATAAAAGAGGGAGTTTTAAAAAGTAAAGCAATAATAGTTGATGCTACGCATACCAAGTCACGTTATAACCAAAAGTCAGCAAGCGAGGAATTATTGAAACGTGCAAAAAACTTAAGAAAAACATTGTACGGAGTACATCCTGGTATTAAAGAAGAGTTACCTAATAAAGTTACAACTGGAGTACTTGAAGATATTCTTGAGTACTGCAAATTATTAATTGATACCATAAACGAGAAGCCAGAAACTGCAGCAAATCCAGCTGTGAAAACTAAATTAAACTACTTAATGGAAGCTATTAATGATGACTTAGAAAATCTAAAAATATCAAAAGATGAGGATGCAAAAGTGGGGCATAAAACTGAGGATAGTTCTTTTTTTGGATATAAATCACACCTTGCTATGAGTGAAGAACGTTTAATTACAGCAGCTGTTATTACAACTGGCGAAAAAAGTGATGGAAAGGAGCTCATAACCTTAATAGAAAAAAGCCGTGAGGCTGGTATAGATGTAAATGAAGTAATTGGAGATACAGCTTATTCTGAAAAGAAAAACCTAGAATATACAAAAGAAAATAAAATTGCATTAATTTCAAGACTAAATCCTGTAATTTCACAAGGAATGCGAAAAAAAGAAGATGAATTTGAGTTTAATAAAGATGCTGGTTTATTTGTATGTCCGGCAGGTCATATGGCTATTAAAAAAGCAAAACAGGGAAAGAAGAATGTTGGTAAAAATCAAGTGCTAACCTACTATTTTAATGTAGAAAAGTGTAAAAATTGTGTTCATAAAGATGGGTGTTATAAAGAAGGCGCTAAATCTAAAACTTATTCAGTTTCAATAAAGTCAAATACTCACAAAGATCAAATAGAGTTCGAAAAAAGTGAATATTTTAAAAAACGAGCTAGGGAACGTTATATGATAGAGGCTAAAAACAGTGAACTTAAGCACCAACATAGCTATGATGTAGCAATATCGTCAGGCTTAATTAGCATGCAAATGCAAGGTGCATTATCAATCTTCACTGTGAATCTAAAGAGAATAATTAAGTTGAAAAGCATGAAATAG
- a CDS encoding heavy-metal-associated domain-containing protein has translation MKKKIYIDGMSCSHCVSHVKEALLDIGASKLKVDLEEKFAVAEFEDETTDNDITEAIEEIGYEVTEVEED, from the coding sequence ATGAAGAAAAAAATATATATTGATGGAATGAGTTGCTCACATTGTGTAAGCCATGTAAAGGAGGCATTACTTGATATTGGTGCTAGTAAATTAAAAGTAGATTTAGAAGAAAAATTTGCAGTAGCAGAATTTGAAGACGAAACAACTGATAATGACATTACGGAAGCTATTGAAGAAATAGGATATGAAGTTACTGAGGTAGAAGAAGATTAA
- a CDS encoding acetyl-CoA C-acetyltransferase — MREVVIVGAARTAIGSFGGGLSKVSAVEMGTVAAKEAIKRAGIKPELVEEVVIGNVIQAGLGQNVARQISIHAGIPDEASALTINKVCGSGLRAVSMAAQFIMCGDAEVVLAGGTESMSNAPYALPNNRWGARMGDGKVVDTMIKDALWDAFNDYHMGVTAENIAEKWNITREDQDQFALKSQLKAEKAIKEGKFKDEIVPVVIPQRKGDPITFDTDEFPKFGSTIEKLRKLKPAFKKDGTVTAANASGINDGAVMFVVMSRAKADQLGLKPLVTIKSYASGGVDPKIMGYGPVPASKKALQKAGMTVADLDLIEANEAFASQSLAVAKDLGLNPEIVNVNGGAIALGHPVGASGGRILITLIYEMIKRDSKTGLATLCIGGGQGTAIIVQR; from the coding sequence ATGAGAGAAGTAGTAATTGTAGGAGCAGCAAGAACAGCAATAGGATCTTTTGGTGGAGGATTATCAAAAGTATCAGCTGTAGAAATGGGAACTGTTGCAGCTAAAGAGGCTATAAAAAGAGCAGGAATTAAACCAGAACTTGTAGAAGAAGTTGTTATTGGTAATGTAATACAAGCAGGACTTGGACAGAATGTTGCAAGACAAATATCAATACATGCAGGCATTCCAGATGAGGCTTCAGCACTTACAATAAATAAGGTTTGTGGATCAGGACTTAGAGCTGTAAGCATGGCAGCACAATTTATAATGTGTGGAGATGCGGAAGTAGTTTTAGCAGGCGGAACTGAAAGCATGAGCAACGCTCCATATGCACTACCAAACAATAGATGGGGTGCAAGAATGGGAGACGGAAAAGTAGTTGATACTATGATTAAAGACGCTCTATGGGATGCGTTTAATGACTATCATATGGGAGTTACAGCAGAAAATATTGCAGAAAAGTGGAACATAACTAGAGAAGATCAAGATCAATTTGCTTTGAAAAGTCAATTAAAAGCTGAAAAAGCTATAAAAGAAGGTAAATTCAAAGACGAAATCGTTCCAGTGGTAATCCCTCAAAGAAAGGGCGACCCAATAACATTTGATACAGATGAATTCCCGAAATTTGGTTCAACTATAGAAAAATTAAGAAAATTAAAACCAGCATTTAAAAAAGACGGTACTGTAACAGCAGCTAATGCATCAGGAATAAATGACGGTGCAGTTATGTTTGTAGTAATGTCAAGGGCTAAAGCAGATCAATTAGGACTTAAACCTCTAGTTACAATAAAATCTTATGCATCAGGTGGAGTAGATCCGAAAATAATGGGATATGGTCCAGTTCCAGCAAGTAAAAAAGCATTACAAAAAGCAGGAATGACCGTAGCTGATTTAGATTTAATAGAAGCTAACGAAGCTTTTGCATCTCAATCATTAGCTGTAGCTAAAGATTTAGGCTTAAATCCAGAAATAGTAAATGTTAATGGTGGGGCTATAGCACTTGGACATCCAGTAGGAGCTTCAGGTGGAAGAATACTTATTACATTAATATATGAAATGATAAAAAGAGATTCTAAAACAGGACTTGCTACATTATGTATAGGTGGCGGTCAAGGAACTGCGATTATCGTTCAAAGATAA
- a CDS encoding putative ABC exporter domain-containing protein — translation MKPLFYIIKKSIRNFLLELKRKPIKLIAYIILLILLSLTFIFGSSNTSKQNILDPALYTTIVGFIILLFTAPDLYSSINNGATFFRGADINLVFTSPTSPQKVLVYGFLKQIYTSFIAVFFVSFQGPNLYRFTNIKSYGIIVIIFGLFIMLIFNSILKILLYSIASKCEKNKVILRNTFKFLGVSLIIVYFIELYITRSPVKAIISLLNSPAISYIPVYGWVRAIILSSMNGIHSIFFVYIALIVASGGIFSYLIYSMQLDYYEDVLASTELKETAISATRRGERLFVQPGKKPKVRKVQYTKKGKFASAIFWRQILEYKKTGFALINVVSVIYAVIAISAGLFSPIKDLKIVLGGMIYLQLFFTFASKWQRDLSNPYIYILPAHAFKKVIYATVVDNLKNLIDGTIVFAITGILFKSSIILILLNIIAFVSIGSLFIYGGILTRRILGSGNNIVFTSLIRIAILLLILSPGIVLLIALYSSTGMLIAYTLFITYNLIFSSLIVFLGKGVFENIEL, via the coding sequence ATGAAGCCATTATTTTATATAATAAAAAAATCTATAAGAAATTTTTTATTAGAACTAAAGCGAAAGCCAATAAAGCTAATTGCCTATATTATACTTCTTATACTTTTGTCACTAACTTTTATTTTTGGCAGCAGTAATACCAGCAAGCAAAATATTTTAGATCCAGCGTTGTACACTACTATTGTAGGATTTATTATTTTACTGTTCACCGCACCGGACCTCTATTCCTCAATAAATAATGGAGCCACTTTTTTTAGGGGTGCAGACATAAATTTAGTATTTACATCTCCCACTAGTCCTCAGAAAGTTTTAGTATATGGATTTTTAAAACAAATATATACTTCATTTATAGCAGTTTTTTTTGTTTCATTTCAAGGACCTAACCTTTATCGTTTTACTAATATTAAATCCTATGGAATTATAGTAATTATCTTTGGCTTATTCATTATGCTCATTTTCAACTCAATACTAAAGATATTATTATATTCAATAGCTTCTAAATGTGAAAAAAATAAGGTTATTTTAAGAAATACTTTTAAATTTTTAGGAGTATCCCTAATTATAGTATACTTTATAGAATTATATATAACTAGGTCACCAGTTAAGGCTATTATATCATTGCTAAATAGTCCTGCCATTTCATATATTCCTGTATACGGGTGGGTAAGGGCAATTATATTATCTTCAATGAATGGCATACATTCAATATTTTTTGTTTATATAGCTCTGATTGTTGCGTCTGGAGGTATTTTCAGTTATTTAATTTACTCTATGCAACTTGACTATTATGAAGATGTTTTAGCTTCAACTGAATTAAAAGAAACAGCCATCTCCGCCACGCGTCGGGGTGAGCGATTATTTGTACAACCGGGTAAAAAACCTAAAGTAAGAAAAGTTCAATACACTAAAAAAGGAAAATTTGCCTCTGCTATATTTTGGAGACAAATATTAGAGTATAAAAAGACTGGTTTTGCATTGATAAATGTAGTGTCTGTTATTTACGCAGTTATAGCAATAAGTGCTGGATTATTTAGCCCTATAAAAGATTTAAAAATAGTCTTAGGTGGCATGATATATCTTCAATTATTTTTTACCTTTGCTAGTAAGTGGCAAAGAGATTTATCAAACCCATACATTTACATATTACCAGCCCACGCCTTTAAGAAGGTTATCTATGCAACTGTAGTTGATAACCTTAAAAACCTTATTGATGGAACTATAGTGTTTGCAATAACAGGAATATTATTTAAAAGTAGTATCATTCTTATTCTCCTTAATATAATAGCCTTTGTTTCAATAGGTTCTCTTTTCATCTATGGTGGAATTCTTACTAGAAGAATTTTAGGCAGTGGTAATAACATAGTATTTACATCTCTTATAAGAATTGCAATCTTACTTTTAATACTATCACCTGGTATAGTCCTTCTGATAGCATTATATAGTTCTACGGGAATGCTAATAGCCTACACACTATTTATTACCTATAATCTTATATTTAGCAGTTTAATAGTGTTTTTGGGTAAGGGAGTGTTTGAAAATATTGAATTATAG
- the pssA gene encoding CDP-diacylglycerol--serine O-phosphatidyltransferase codes for MVKIKNAVPNMFTLSNMSCGILSILMSFDGNYKLAAVFILLAGIFDRYDGKIARFLNVDNDLGKELDSLCDLVSFGLAPSILIFNIYNFAGLGSIGYLMVLIFPVAGAYRLAKYNITDFDGVFSGIPITVTGTFLALYALFMFNKASNLGSTMILMVILSYLMVSKLKFKKQ; via the coding sequence ATGGTTAAAATAAAAAACGCTGTGCCAAACATGTTCACCTTAAGCAATATGTCTTGTGGAATTTTATCTATACTTATGAGTTTTGACGGAAATTATAAATTAGCAGCGGTATTTATTCTTTTAGCAGGAATATTTGATAGATATGATGGTAAAATAGCTAGGTTTTTAAATGTGGATAACGATTTAGGTAAAGAACTAGATTCATTATGCGATTTAGTATCTTTTGGTTTGGCACCTTCAATATTAATATTTAATATTTATAATTTCGCAGGGCTTGGGTCAATTGGGTATTTAATGGTTTTAATTTTCCCAGTAGCAGGTGCATATAGGTTAGCGAAATATAATATTACGGATTTTGATGGGGTTTTTTCAGGAATTCCTATTACTGTTACAGGCACATTTTTAGCACTGTATGCTTTATTTATGTTTAACAAAGCTTCAAATTTAGGGTCGACTATGATTTTAATGGTTATATTATCTTATTTAATGGTAAGCAAATTAAAATTTAAAAAACAATAG
- a CDS encoding YgeY family selenium metabolism-linked hydrolase: MNLDFKKVLKKAEEYKGDITRFLRDMIAIPSESCDERRVVERIKEEMQKVGFDKIDIDNMGNIIGTIGHGKHIIAMDAHVDTVGIGDKGLWQYDPYKGYEDMEVIIGRGGSDQKGGMASMVYAGKIIKDLNLQGDYTLLITGTLQKHECEGNCWQYMINEDKIQPEFVVITEPTSCNIYRGQRGRMEVKVITHGSTTERGENDIYKMAPFFNELKDLNERLHYDDFLGKGTLTVSEVFFTSSSRSAMGDSQTISIDRRLTNGETYDEALEQIRNLSSVKDLKAEVSMYDYEKPSYKGVVYPTAAYFESWITDEDHPVCETLVSGYKGLFNEEPLVDKWAFSTNGVSIMGRYGIPCIGFGPGHEEESHSPNERTWKRELVNAAAMYAVIPSLYVSRLVKDSVNLGVDNYSYKE; encoded by the coding sequence ATGAATTTAGATTTTAAAAAAGTATTAAAGAAAGCAGAAGAGTACAAAGGGGACATAACAAGGTTTCTTCGTGACATGATTGCTATTCCTAGTGAAAGTTGTGATGAACGTAGAGTCGTTGAGAGAATAAAAGAGGAAATGCAGAAAGTAGGCTTCGATAAGATAGACATAGATAATATGGGAAATATAATAGGAACTATAGGGCATGGTAAACATATTATTGCTATGGATGCACATGTAGATACAGTAGGCATAGGAGATAAGGGGTTATGGCAGTATGACCCATACAAAGGCTATGAAGATATGGAAGTAATCATAGGACGTGGTGGAAGTGACCAAAAGGGTGGTATGGCTTCTATGGTTTATGCCGGGAAAATTATTAAAGACTTAAACTTACAAGGTGACTATACTCTGCTTATTACAGGTACGCTACAAAAACATGAATGTGAAGGGAATTGTTGGCAGTACATGATAAATGAAGACAAGATTCAGCCGGAATTTGTTGTGATTACAGAGCCTACCTCCTGCAATATATATAGGGGGCAAAGAGGAAGAATGGAGGTAAAAGTAATTACTCATGGTAGCACAACAGAGCGAGGAGAAAATGATATTTATAAAATGGCACCTTTTTTTAATGAGTTGAAAGATCTTAATGAAAGATTACATTATGATGATTTTTTGGGGAAAGGAACCTTAACTGTTTCTGAGGTGTTTTTTACTTCTTCATCAAGAAGCGCGATGGGAGATAGTCAAACCATATCAATAGATAGAAGATTAACCAATGGAGAAACGTATGATGAGGCCCTAGAGCAAATAAGAAATCTTTCATCGGTGAAAGATTTGAAAGCTGAGGTTTCCATGTATGATTACGAAAAACCTTCCTATAAGGGAGTTGTTTACCCTACAGCTGCTTATTTTGAATCTTGGATAACAGATGAGGACCATCCAGTTTGCGAAACATTAGTAAGCGGATATAAAGGTTTATTTAATGAGGAGCCTCTAGTTGACAAATGGGCATTTTCTACAAATGGAGTTTCTATTATGGGCAGATACGGTATACCTTGCATTGGCTTTGGACCAGGTCATGAAGAAGAGTCGCATTCTCCAAATGAAAGAACTTGGAAACGTGAATTAGTAAATGCTGCAGCTATGTATGCAGTTATTCCTAGTTTATATGTAAGCAGATTAGTAAAAGATAGTGTTAATTTAGGTGTAGATAATTACTCTTATAAAGAGTAG
- the yedF gene encoding sulfurtransferase-like selenium metabolism protein YedF encodes MIRIDAKGKTCPIPVIEARNALKAVEEDETVLVIVDNEMAKKNLEKMAKGMGYEWESKTINEYHYEVKIIKGLGSDESVKELENEKKENTLVVISSDKMGEGNDELGQVLIKGFIYALVEAEQIPSTIVFYNGGVKLPTKQSSVLDSLQKLERLGVEILSCGTCLNYYNLEDELSVGQITNMYNIVEKMNAANKIIKP; translated from the coding sequence ATGATAAGAATTGATGCTAAAGGAAAAACTTGTCCCATACCAGTTATAGAAGCCAGGAACGCTCTTAAAGCAGTTGAAGAAGATGAAACCGTATTAGTTATTGTAGATAATGAAATGGCTAAGAAAAATTTAGAAAAAATGGCTAAGGGAATGGGATACGAATGGGAATCCAAAACTATTAATGAATATCATTATGAAGTTAAAATTATAAAAGGGTTAGGTTCAGATGAATCTGTTAAAGAATTAGAAAATGAGAAAAAGGAAAATACATTAGTTGTTATATCTTCTGATAAAATGGGAGAAGGGAATGATGAATTAGGACAAGTTCTAATTAAAGGCTTTATTTATGCTTTGGTAGAAGCAGAACAAATCCCCTCTACTATTGTTTTCTATAATGGGGGAGTAAAACTTCCAACCAAACAATCTTCAGTGTTAGATAGCTTGCAAAAATTAGAGAGGTTGGGAGTGGAAATTTTATCTTGCGGAACATGCCTTAACTATTATAATTTAGAAGATGAGCTGTCTGTTGGACAAATCACAAATATGTATAACATTGTTGAAAAAATGAATGCTGCTAATAAAATTATTAAGCCTTAG
- a CDS encoding polysaccharide deacetylase family protein, with the protein MSFRKKSIFLVFATTIICFLLSNSPHISNIQKNSQAFIPCSPSLKSAGDIETSKFVYLTFDDGPTYVVTDALLDVLKKQNVKATFFIVGKEIQGKESILKRIYNEGHGIGLHTYSHNFKKIYRSTDEFIYEMKKDSNKIEEVTGFAPKVIRFPGGSAKRLNASNLEKLHKNNFKVYDWNVNLSDGINPNLSVSQLIKNSKIIKGNKNVAILLMHCNFNNKNTVKALPEIIKYYLDSGYEFKVITEDTPEYYYKFRD; encoded by the coding sequence ATGAGTTTTAGAAAAAAAAGTATTTTCCTTGTTTTTGCTACCACTATTATTTGTTTCTTATTATCTAACAGTCCACATATATCCAATATACAGAAAAACAGCCAGGCATTTATACCATGTAGTCCGTCATTAAAATCTGCTGGCGATATTGAAACTTCAAAATTTGTTTATTTAACTTTTGATGATGGTCCTACATACGTTGTTACCGATGCTTTATTAGATGTATTAAAAAAACAAAATGTAAAAGCTACTTTTTTTATAGTAGGAAAAGAAATTCAAGGAAAGGAATCAATTCTTAAGAGAATATATAATGAGGGTCATGGTATAGGTCTTCACACATACAGTCATAATTTTAAAAAAATATATAGAAGTACAGATGAGTTTATTTATGAAATGAAAAAAGATTCCAACAAAATTGAAGAAGTCACTGGCTTTGCTCCTAAGGTTATTAGATTTCCTGGCGGTAGCGCTAAACGCTTAAATGCTTCTAATTTAGAGAAACTTCATAAAAACAATTTTAAAGTATATGATTGGAATGTTAATTTATCTGATGGTATAAACCCTAATTTAAGTGTCTCACAACTTATTAAAAATTCAAAAATAATTAAAGGAAATAAAAATGTAGCCATACTCCTTATGCACTGCAATTTTAATAATAAAAACACTGTAAAAGCTCTACCTGAAATCATAAAATACTATCTAGATTCAGGTTATGAATTTAAGGTTATTACTGAAGATACCCCTGAATATTATTATAAATTTAGAGATTAA
- the hydF gene encoding [FeFe] hydrogenase H-cluster maturation GTPase HydF: MQQTPNANRLHIAIFGKRNVGKSSLINAITSQDIALVSDLAGTTTDPVYKAMELLPIGPVVIIDTAGFDDEGVIGELRIKKTKEVMDKTDLALLVIDGNEEDLLFEKTWYEDLKKRKIPVVGVINKVDKNEVSLKDIQKVIDLTFVNVSAKDKTNIDGLKKVIMANAPEDFEKCTIVGDIVKPKARVIIVAPQDIQAPKGRLILPQVQVIRDLLDNDVMALVVKDSELEDILAALKDKPDLVITDSQVFKKVNSIVPKDVPLTSFSILMARYKGDLRTLVKGAKAIDTLKPGDKVLIAEACTHHPLVGDIGREKLPIWLGEKVGGKLDITICAGSSFPDDLSGYKLIVHCGACMVNRQQFMSRIKKANIEELPITNFGIAIAHINGILDRVLSAFEEDSF, translated from the coding sequence ATGCAACAAACGCCGAATGCTAATAGGCTTCATATAGCTATATTTGGAAAAAGAAATGTAGGGAAATCAAGTTTGATTAATGCAATTACGTCGCAGGATATTGCATTAGTATCTGATTTAGCAGGAACCACAACAGACCCAGTTTATAAGGCAATGGAGCTACTTCCAATAGGTCCTGTTGTTATTATAGATACTGCGGGGTTTGATGACGAAGGCGTAATCGGAGAACTTAGAATAAAGAAAACTAAAGAAGTTATGGACAAAACTGATCTAGCACTTTTGGTTATTGACGGTAATGAGGAAGATTTATTATTTGAGAAAACATGGTATGAAGATTTAAAAAAAAGAAAAATACCTGTAGTTGGAGTCATCAATAAAGTAGACAAAAATGAAGTATCACTCAAGGATATTCAAAAGGTAATAGATCTAACTTTTGTTAATGTTAGCGCTAAAGATAAGACCAATATTGATGGGTTAAAAAAAGTAATTATGGCTAATGCGCCAGAGGATTTTGAAAAATGCACGATTGTCGGTGACATAGTAAAGCCGAAGGCAAGAGTAATAATTGTAGCACCACAAGATATCCAAGCCCCAAAAGGTAGACTAATACTACCGCAGGTTCAAGTAATAAGAGATCTTCTTGATAATGATGTTATGGCACTAGTGGTAAAGGATAGTGAACTAGAGGACATTTTAGCCGCGCTAAAGGACAAACCAGATTTGGTGATTACGGATTCGCAGGTATTTAAAAAAGTCAATTCTATAGTACCAAAAGATGTACCACTTACTTCCTTTTCTATACTTATGGCTAGGTATAAAGGAGATTTACGCACCTTAGTTAAAGGGGCAAAAGCTATAGATACATTGAAACCAGGAGATAAGGTACTTATAGCAGAAGCTTGCACCCATCATCCACTTGTTGGAGATATAGGCCGAGAGAAGCTTCCTATATGGCTTGGGGAAAAAGTAGGTGGAAAGCTAGATATAACGATTTGCGCCGGCAGCAGTTTTCCAGATGATTTAAGCGGATATAAGCTAATAGTTCATTGTGGAGCCTGTATGGTTAATAGGCAGCAATTCATGTCAAGGATTAAGAAGGCTAATATAGAGGAACTGCCTATTACCAATTTCGGTATAGCTATAGCACATATAAATGGTATATTGGATAGAGTACTTAGTGCGTTTGAAGAAGATTCTTTTTAA
- a CDS encoding metallophosphoesterase, which yields MKIAILSDTHAKKHNDKLFKLINNIFKEADMIIHAGDYISSSVVSKLKEHKNFVGVWGNNDKGYIRDLLKEKVIISVEGYKIGLYHGHGNSKSTLNTAYDKFIDDKVDIIIFGHTHQPLILTKNKVLMINPGSPTCKRREPWYSYVILEIQDKKINVQLKFYN from the coding sequence ATGAAAATTGCGATATTATCTGATACTCATGCGAAAAAACATAATGATAAACTTTTTAAATTAATAAATAATATATTTAAAGAAGCTGACATGATAATTCATGCAGGTGATTATATTTCCTCAAGCGTCGTGTCAAAATTAAAAGAGCATAAGAACTTTGTTGGAGTATGGGGAAATAATGATAAAGGATACATCAGAGATTTACTAAAAGAAAAAGTAATTATATCTGTGGAAGGATATAAAATTGGTTTGTATCACGGCCATGGCAATAGCAAAAGCACACTAAATACAGCCTATGATAAATTTATAGATGATAAAGTTGATATAATCATCTTTGGACACACTCATCAGCCACTTATTTTGACTAAAAATAAAGTACTCATGATAAATCCAGGTTCACCCACGTGTAAAAGACGTGAACCATGGTATTCTTATGTTATTTTAGAAATACAAGATAAGAAAATAAATGTTCAATTAAAATTCTATAATTAA
- a CDS encoding D-glycerate dehydrogenase, which produces MDKKKVYVTRIIPNEAIKLLKKHFDVEINPQDRVLLRGELLEKVKGKDAVLCLLTDNIDKEVFETAGEKCKIFANYAAGYSNIDTAAATQSGVIITNTPQVLDDATADLAWTLLMVVSRRIIAADKFTRNGAFQSCDPMMFLGREITGKTLGIVGAGRIGFNFAKKAKAFDMKILYTDLLRNYEMEKELGAIYVDKEALLKEADFVSLHVPLSPSTRHYISEKEFSVMKNTSVIVNTCSGPVIDEKALVKALKQGEIWGAGLDVFEHEPDIEPELLDMYNVAIVPHIASATMETRTKMGLTAANNIIKVLNGEKPDTCVNVEVLK; this is translated from the coding sequence ATGGATAAGAAAAAGGTTTACGTAACAAGAATAATCCCCAATGAGGCTATTAAGCTTTTAAAAAAGCATTTTGATGTAGAAATTAATCCTCAAGATAGAGTTTTATTAAGAGGAGAGCTCTTAGAAAAGGTAAAAGGTAAGGATGCAGTTTTATGTCTCTTGACTGATAATATTGATAAAGAGGTATTTGAGACAGCTGGTGAAAAATGTAAGATATTTGCTAACTACGCAGCAGGGTACAGCAATATTGATACAGCTGCAGCGACTCAAAGTGGAGTAATAATTACAAACACTCCGCAGGTACTGGATGATGCGACTGCTGACTTAGCATGGACACTGCTAATGGTTGTATCTAGAAGAATCATTGCAGCAGATAAATTCACAAGAAATGGTGCTTTTCAATCTTGCGATCCTATGATGTTTCTTGGACGTGAAATCACGGGTAAGACTTTAGGAATTGTAGGAGCAGGGAGAATTGGTTTTAATTTTGCAAAGAAAGCCAAGGCTTTTGATATGAAGATACTTTATACTGATTTGTTGCGAAATTATGAAATGGAAAAAGAATTGGGTGCTATTTATGTGGATAAAGAAGCATTATTAAAGGAAGCGGATTTCGTTTCATTACATGTACCACTTTCACCTTCTACCAGACACTATATTAGTGAAAAGGAATTTTCTGTGATGAAAAACACTTCAGTTATTGTTAATACATGTAGTGGTCCAGTAATCGATGAAAAAGCATTAGTTAAAGCCCTTAAGCAAGGTGAAATATGGGGAGCTGGGCTTGATGTATTTGAACATGAGCCAGACATTGAACCAGAGCTTCTCGATATGTACAATGTTGCAATTGTTCCACATATTGCCTCGGCTACGATGGAAACAAGGACAAAAATGGGATTAACTGCAGCTAATAATATTATTAAAGTATTGAATGGTGAAAAGCCGGATACTTGTGTTAATGTGGAAGTATTAAAATAA